A stretch of DNA from Sphingomonas insulae:
GAACTGGTCCCCAACGAAAGCACGGCCAGAAGGTGGCGAGCGTCGGACAGCCCGACGCTGACCCTGTGATGTGCCATCAGCCAGTCGTCGAGCGCGTAACCCGTGACACCCCATGCCGAGATGTCGATGAGCACCTTGGTTTCGTCCAACTGACTGTCGATCGGCAAGTCGCAGATATCGAAGACGCGGAGCCCCGCGATGCTTGCTACCTGTTTCCTCAGCGTAGCCGCCAGATCGATCACGGGATTCCAGAGGGCTTCACCCTTCGTCGCATGTTCCCGGCGAACGGCATCAAGACTGGCGAGGATGGGGACAGAAGGACTGGTGGTTTCGAACAGCTCGTAAGCGAGCCACAACCGTTGCAGATCGACGATCCCGGACTTGGCGAGCAGGGCAGACCCTTGGGTCAGCGCGCCCATCGTCTTGTGCAGACTATAGACGGCGATGTCTGCGCCCTTGGTCAGCGGATCATGCGGCAGGGCTTCACAGAAGGCGAACGCACCGCCCCATGCCGCATCGCAGATCAGGGGAATGCCGCGCGCATGGCACAGGTCCGCCAATGCCGCGATATCGCTCGTGACGCCATAATAGGTCGGCGAAACCACCACGAAGGCTTTCGCGTCCGGATGATCGTCCAGGGCTTTGTGCAGATCCGCTGGCGCAACGCCGTGCTCGATATCCCACTGGGGATCGATGATGACGGGCACGATCTGCGCGTTCAGACCGGCTGCAAGCGCATGGGTCCGCTCAGCTTTATGAACGTTGGCGGCAAGGAGCACGGTATCGCCGGGGCGCGTCACTGCGGCCAGCGCGGTGTGCAGGCTTTGTGTCGATCCCCCGGTCACGAACCGACAGAAGTCAGCCTGCCAGGCCTCCGCCGCGAGCTCGTGCGCGCGCTGGAGAACGTGCGCACCCTCGGTCCGGTCGTCGAGCCCCTTGGGGGTGATAACGTCAGCCTGGAACACACGGGCGCCGAGCAGAGCCTTGGCCTCCTTGGGGACGGCATTGCCCTGATGGTGGCCGGGGGCGCCAAAACCATGGATGGGACGTCGCTCGAGTTGCTTCAATGCCTCGAGCAAGGGGGCCTGCTGCTGATCCATCGTCGCGTATCCAATATACCCACGGAGCATCGACCGGCTGATGCCGCGAAGCGTGCCGAAATCGGCATCCGGGGAAGTTTTCGATGCTGGATCAACGCGCGATCATCGGGAAGAGGCGCTTATGATATTAACCTCAAACGACTTTTCTGCTTGACCCGGATCAAGGTGGGCCGGGAGTCAGGAACGCCAGCAGGCACGCCTCGTTCTCTTGCCATGCTGTCAACTACATCGATGTTCGGCTGGGCAGACCCCAGCGAGGACGAAGCGACCCTGCTGCTCTCCGCCTATATCGCCGATCATGGCTTTCCGTGTGTGGGAGCCAAGGCGGCGCTGGCGAAGGGCACGCTCGACATTCTGGGTGCACGCGACATTGCCAGCGCCTGGGACGATTTGCGTATTCATGACCGGTTGCGCTGCTTCGCTGCCCAATATCGGGCGGAGCCATCCTTATTTCGCAGCTTCGCCGTCGTCTTTTCCGGTCCCGACGATTTGAGCGAGGCAGCCTTCGAGCGTGCCATCTGGCAGCGTATCCAGTCGCTGTCGGACAAGGACGTGTGGCTGGGACAGGAGTGGGACAAGCGCGTCAGTCCCGATCCATCGAACCCGCATTTCTCGCTGTCTTTCGGCGGGGAGGCGTTCTTCGTAGTCGGGCTTCACCCACACGCCAGCCGCCCGGCCCGGCGATTTGCACGACCAACGATGATCTTCAACCTGCACGACCAGTTCGAAACCCTGCGCGAGCAGGGAAAATACGAGACGATGCGGGAAAAGATCATGGTTCGCGACGAGGTGCTCGCCGGCTCGCGCAATCCGATGCTGTCCCGGCATGGTGAAGCAAGCGAAGCGCGGCAATATAGCGGCAGGGCCGTAGACAGCGGCTGGCAATGCCCTTTCCGGTATTCGGGCGAATGAGCGCTCGTCGGTCGGACGATCGGATCGTCGAAATTCCCGAACGGAGCGGCAATGGGTTCCGGCTGGCGAAGGGCCAATTCCTCACCGTCATCGACCCGCGTGGGTGCCAGGTGGCGGACCTGCTGGCATTTTCCGCCGATGATCTGGGTGAGGTCATATCGTCGGGCCGGACGCTCGATTATGCCGAGACGATCCGCCTCACCACCGGACACAAGCTCTATTCCAACCGATCGAACGTGATGCTCGAGATCGTCGCCGATACGGTCGGCGTACACGATTTCCTGCTGACGCCGTGCTCCTATGCGACGTTCGACCATTTTTATCCGGACCTTCCACGGCACCGGGGCTGTTTTGGCAACCTTGCCGCCGCGCTGGCGCCGTTCGGGGTGGAGCCGGACCAGATTCCCGTCGCCTTCAATTGCTTCATGAACGTGCCGGTCGATGCGTCGACCGGCCGGCTCTCGGTATTGCCGCCGATCAGCAAGGCAGGCGACGCCATCAGCTTCGTGGCACACATGGATCTGGTGATCGGCCTCACCGCGTGTTCGGCGCCTGCATCGAACGGCGGATCGTTCAAGCCCATCCACTATCGGGTTCATGACGAACCGCTGGACATTCGGCCGGCAACCGGTGTCGGGCATCCGGTGTTTGCGACCAGGCACGGCGATGAGGGGGCGCAATGATCGACAGCGATGACGAGGCCTGGATGCGCAAGGCGGTCGAAGTCGCCCGCTCCAAGGGGTCGGATCCATCCACATCGCCTTTGGGCTGCGTGATCGTGCGCGATGGCAAGGTGATCGCGGCAGAGCGTAACCAGACGCACGAACTGCCCGATGCGACGGCGCATGCCGAAATGATGGCGATCCGGCGGGCCTGCGAAGGGATCGGTGAACTCGAACTTCGCGGCGCCACGCTGTATTCGACGTTGCAGCCGTGCGGGATGTGCACGATGGCATCGATCTGGTCGAAGGTCGGCCGCGTCGTCTACGGTGCCGGTCGCGACGACGTTCATCCGATGTACTTCGAGGCGAAGCATGTCGATACGCTGTCGTTCATCACGGATGCCTATCGTGATGATATAGTGATAGAGGGTGGTTGCCTGGCGGAACAATGCGCCACGCTCTACTACGGCCCTGACGCCGAGCTTCCCGCCGAGGAACAGGCCAACCTGTGAACCGGCACGGCCCAATCAACATCAATACCGCGACTGCCGATGAGCTGGATGCTATTCCTGCCCTCAAGGGCCATGGCTTCGAGATCGTGCGCTACCGTGACGAGCGTGGTGGCTTTAGTGACCTTCGCCAACTGGCAGAGGTGCCAGGTATGACGGGCAAGGCAGATGATATCAGCGCCGAACTGACGGTCGAAGCGTCCTGAAGCATTGGCCGTGCAAGCCAGAGACAGGGGGCGGAGTGATTCCGACAGCTGTCCTGCCTCGATGACGCGCCGGGCGAGCGCAGCCACGGCGGATACCCGTTGGTTCCCGCCAGCCCCGGAAGTATATTTTCAGCCGCGCATCCGTTGGACCCGGGCACGAGTGGAACGTGCGCAACATCGTTGCCGTTCATATGGCGGGCAAGCTGGCCCCGGAGAGTGGCCATGTTGAAGCGGACCGATGATGCGATAATCGCGAGCGACCGGACGCGGATAACCGTGCTGCCGGCCGCCAGTGTCGCCGCCAGGGTTCTGACGACCGGCGGCAAGCGATCGATCGTCGTCGTCGACGATGACGCCAGGGCCGAAGCGATCGCCCGCCTTGCGGAGGCGTTCGCGCCGGCCGTGACGGTCGTCCACCTCGCCGCGAGCGATGCCTTGCCGGGCGATGCCGCCCCACCAAGCGCCGCGAACGTCGGGCGGCGGGTCGAAGCGCTTCGTCGCTTGCGGGACGGGACAACGGCGCGACCGGACGATCCCGTGCTCTTGGTGCTGTCCGCCGAAGCCAGCGCGGTACGCTATGCGGCGCCGGATGCCTTCGACGAAATGCCGCCCGTGTTTGCGGTCGGCGACCGTATCGATATCGAGACGCTGCCCGCCATCGCGGAGAGCATCGGCTATCTGGTCGACGACCGCGTCGACGAGCCCGGCGAGATCGCGATCCGCGGCAGCGTGATCGACATCTTTCCTGCCGATCATCCCTATCCGGTGCGGATCGAGTTCGCCGATGGCCATATCACCGGAATCCGATCCTATGATGCGGTGACCCAGCTCGGGTCGGGCGATCTGGAATCGGTGACGATCGGGCGTGCGAGCGAGCCGGAATTGGGCGACGGCGTGACGATCACGGCGCACCTGCCGGACGCCGACATCTTCCTCGACCCCGGCGTGGCGAACCGGCGCGATCGGTTCCTGGCGTTGGCCATGGACGGATCGGCACGGCGCCGGTCACAGGCGGAACTGGTCGACGAGGCGATGTGGGAGGCCGCGATCGCGGATCGCCACAGCCTGCTGTCGCCCGAGGCCGTATTGCCGACGCCCCGGTTCGTCGAACGGCGCGATCCGTTGCGCGCGTTCCGCAGCTTCGCCAGGGCAGCGCTTGCCGAGGGCAATCTGCTCATCGCCGGATCGGCCCGCGACCTTCGCTTCCTGTCCTCGCGCATCGGCCTGGATATCGCCGATGCGCGCTCGTTCGCCGATGCGGCTGCACAGCCGGCCGGCACGGCCTCGATGCTCGTCGCGCCGCTCGATCACGGCTTCGTCCATGACGGCATGTCCGTCGTCGCCGCGGCCGATCTGCTGGGGAGCCGGGCAAAACTCGACGATGCCCACCCGGCGTCCGCATCGGCGTTCGGAGAAGGCGCCGAACTGCGTGTCGGCGATCTCATCGTCCACGAAGACCATGGCATAGGCGCCGTCGTCGGGCTGGAAGCCGTGCAGCTGGACGAGACATCCTCGACCGACGCGATCGTGCTGGAATATGCCAAGGGTGCCCGGCGGCTCGTGTCGGTAGCGGAGGCCGACCGGATCTGGCGCTATGGCGCCGATGCCGATGCCGTGAAGCGCGATGCGCTCGATGGGGGTAGCTGGACGAAGCGTCGCGTCGGGATCGATACGGCGATCGCCGAGAGCGCGCGCAGGTTGCAGGCGCTGGCTGCCGAACGCGATGCGCGGACGAGCGATCCGATCGTTCCCGACAACGCGGCCTACGAACGATTTGCGTCCGGCTTCGCCTTTTCGGAGACGCCGGACCAGGCGCGCGCCATCGCCGCGGTGCGGAGCGACCTGGCGAGCGGGCGGCCGATGGACCGGCTGGTGGTCGGCGATGTCGGCTATGGGAAGACCGAAGTGGCGCTGCGTGCGGCGGCAATCGTCGCGCTGGCCGGCCGTCAGGTCGCGGTCGTCGCGCCGACCACGGTGTTGATCCGGCAGCACCTCGCGACATTCGCCAAGCGCTTCGAGGGGACGGGCCTGACCGTCGCCGGCCTGTCGCGGCTGTCCACGTCTGCCGAGCGCAAGCGGGTCTGTGCCGGCCTTGCCGATGGCTCCATCCACATCGTCGTCGCGACCAGCACGGTCGCCGGCAAGGCCGTTACGTTCCGCGACCTCGCACTCGTCGTCATCGACGAAGAACAGCGGTTCGGCGCCAAGGCCAAGGCGGATCTGCACGCCATGGGCGCCGGGCATGTCCTGACGTTGAGCGCGACCCCGATACCGCGCACCCTGCAATCGGCCATGGTCGGCCTGCAGGCGATGTCGATCATCGCGACGCCGCCCGCCCGCCGGCAGCCGATCCGCACGACGATCGGCAGCTTCGACGACCAGGCCGTCCGCCGGGCGCTGCAACGCGAGCGAACCCGCGGCGGGCAAAGCTTCGTCGTCGTGCCCCGCATCGAGGATATCGCGCCGTTGGCGGACAAGCTGGGCAAGCTGGTGCCGGAGCTGGGCCTGGTCGTTGCCCATGGCAAAATGGAAGCGAGCCAGCTCGACGACGCCATGACCGCCTTTGCGGCGGGAGACGGCGACATCCTGCTGGCGACCAACATCATTGAGGCTGGTCTCGACGTGCCACGCGCGAACACGATGATCGTGCATCACGCCGACCGTTTCGGATTGTCGCAGCTGCACCAGCTGCGCGG
This window harbors:
- a CDS encoding aminotransferase class I/II-fold pyridoxal phosphate-dependent enzyme; translation: MDQQQAPLLEALKQLERRPIHGFGAPGHHQGNAVPKEAKALLGARVFQADVITPKGLDDRTEGAHVLQRAHELAAEAWQADFCRFVTGGSTQSLHTALAAVTRPGDTVLLAANVHKAERTHALAAGLNAQIVPVIIDPQWDIEHGVAPADLHKALDDHPDAKAFVVVSPTYYGVTSDIAALADLCHARGIPLICDAAWGGAFAFCEALPHDPLTKGADIAVYSLHKTMGALTQGSALLAKSGIVDLQRLWLAYELFETTSPSVPILASLDAVRREHATKGEALWNPVIDLAATLRKQVASIAGLRVFDICDLPIDSQLDETKVLIDISAWGVTGYALDDWLMAHHRVSVGLSDARHLLAVLSLGTSSRNVKALVKGLRDAAKQIKAGTSGLPAAPADLPGIGSLSVTMQNDPAEAFFGPTELVRIEEAIGCIAAEMIAPAPPGVPRLVPGQLIEHAHVDWLAANRDAGAFFLDPVDPNERKLRVVSAL
- the gntA gene encoding guanitoxin biosynthesis heme-dependent pre-guanitoxin N-hydroxylase GntA, translating into MFGWADPSEDEATLLLSAYIADHGFPCVGAKAALAKGTLDILGARDIASAWDDLRIHDRLRCFAAQYRAEPSLFRSFAVVFSGPDDLSEAAFERAIWQRIQSLSDKDVWLGQEWDKRVSPDPSNPHFSLSFGGEAFFVVGLHPHASRPARRFARPTMIFNLHDQFETLREQGKYETMREKIMVRDEVLAGSRNPMLSRHGEASEARQYSGRAVDSGWQCPFRYSGE
- a CDS encoding DUF1989 domain-containing protein, whose protein sequence is MSARRSDDRIVEIPERSGNGFRLAKGQFLTVIDPRGCQVADLLAFSADDLGEVISSGRTLDYAETIRLTTGHKLYSNRSNVMLEIVADTVGVHDFLLTPCSYATFDHFYPDLPRHRGCFGNLAAALAPFGVEPDQIPVAFNCFMNVPVDASTGRLSVLPPISKAGDAISFVAHMDLVIGLTACSAPASNGGSFKPIHYRVHDEPLDIRPATGVGHPVFATRHGDEGAQ
- a CDS encoding nucleoside deaminase; this encodes MIDSDDEAWMRKAVEVARSKGSDPSTSPLGCVIVRDGKVIAAERNQTHELPDATAHAEMMAIRRACEGIGELELRGATLYSTLQPCGMCTMASIWSKVGRVVYGAGRDDVHPMYFEAKHVDTLSFITDAYRDDIVIEGGCLAEQCATLYYGPDAELPAEEQANL
- a CDS encoding ComEA family DNA-binding protein — its product is MNRHGPININTATADELDAIPALKGHGFEIVRYRDERGGFSDLRQLAEVPGMTGKADDISAELTVEAS
- a CDS encoding helicase-related protein, whose translation is MLKRTDDAIIASDRTRITVLPAASVAARVLTTGGKRSIVVVDDDARAEAIARLAEAFAPAVTVVHLAASDALPGDAAPPSAANVGRRVEALRRLRDGTTARPDDPVLLVLSAEASAVRYAAPDAFDEMPPVFAVGDRIDIETLPAIAESIGYLVDDRVDEPGEIAIRGSVIDIFPADHPYPVRIEFADGHITGIRSYDAVTQLGSGDLESVTIGRASEPELGDGVTITAHLPDADIFLDPGVANRRDRFLALAMDGSARRRSQAELVDEAMWEAAIADRHSLLSPEAVLPTPRFVERRDPLRAFRSFARAALAEGNLLIAGSARDLRFLSSRIGLDIADARSFADAAAQPAGTASMLVAPLDHGFVHDGMSVVAAADLLGSRAKLDDAHPASASAFGEGAELRVGDLIVHEDHGIGAVVGLEAVQLDETSSTDAIVLEYAKGARRLVSVAEADRIWRYGADADAVKRDALDGGSWTKRRVGIDTAIAESARRLQALAAERDARTSDPIVPDNAAYERFASGFAFSETPDQARAIAAVRSDLASGRPMDRLVVGDVGYGKTEVALRAAAIVALAGRQVAVVAPTTVLIRQHLATFAKRFEGTGLTVAGLSRLSTSAERKRVCAGLADGSIHIVVATSTVAGKAVTFRDLALVVIDEEQRFGAKAKADLHAMGAGHVLTLSATPIPRTLQSAMVGLQAMSIIATPPARRQPIRTTIGSFDDQAVRRALQRERTRGGQSFVVVPRIEDIAPLADKLGKLVPELGLVVAHGKMEASQLDDAMTAFAAGDGDILLATNIIEAGLDVPRANTMIVHHADRFGLSQLHQLRGRVGRGGRRGQIMLLTAGDAAIADATLKRLRALQAFDQLGAGFAISSRDLDMRGAGDLVGEEQAGHMKLIGIDLYQHLLGQALKAARGEETEQWQPVLNLGLGGLLPEEWIPETDVRLTLYSQLAHLTEVGALEVFASELEDRFGALPPAAAQLIETARIRLLASGADVRQIDAGPGALAFTLGDPKARLSEPFQSSKRRWLVRERIADPLARSERVRELLGEIHV